A window of the Ostrea edulis chromosome 1, xbOstEdul1.1, whole genome shotgun sequence genome harbors these coding sequences:
- the LOC125659657 gene encoding ceramide glucosyltransferase-like, whose translation MSVMSQLPISLERRTHESHHDNMSVAHYFAFSLAILILGGWCFVWLMHILALIYGKYRLHHPIPPPSPEDLQGVSVIKPLVGVDPNLYFNLESFFTTVYPSFELLFCLQDESDPALMVVKALMEKYPKVDAKIFIGVKHVGPNGKVNNMCKAYEAAKNDLIVVSDSSILMNPDTLMDMMSFMKPDVGLVLQMPYCCTRKGFAAVYEKVYFGTFQSRNCLSANSVGVNCSTGMSCLFRKDVLEKSGGLAPLGKYLAEDYFISENIRKEGFRTVLCSQPAQQNSGQYNITHFHQRLIRWSQLRISLLPHLILFEPLSECMLMGVVASWAAEYIFGISSMGFFLMHVLVWFLFDYTLLTCVENGPLPFSKFEFLVAWILREVLAIWLTIQSHKTSIVHWRHKKYRVLWGGTIEECV comes from the exons ATGTCCGTGATGTCACAGTTACCGATCTCATTAGAGAGGCGAACACACGAAAGTCACCATGATAATATGAGCGTAGCTCACTATTTTGCTTTCTCTCTTGCTATTTTAATTTTAGGAGGATGGTGTTTTGTTTGGTTAATGCACATTTTAGCGTTAATCTATGG AAAATATCGTCTTCACCATCCTATTCCGCCTCCCTCCCCGGAAGACCTCCAGGGCGTTTCCGTCATTAAACCCCTGGTTGGGGTAGACCCAAACCTGTATTTCAATTTAGAGTCTTTCTTCACCACTGTCTATCCGTCT tttgaACTTCTCTTCTGTTTACAAGATGAAAGCGACCCTGCTCTTATGGTTGTTAAAGCTTTGATGGAAAAGTACCCAAAAGTAGATGCTAAAATTTTTATAG GTGTTAAACATGTTGGCCCAAATGGGAAAGTCAATAATATGTGCAAGGCGTATGAGGCAGCCAAAAACGATTTAATAGTCGTATCTGATAGTAGCATTTTAA TGAATCCAGATACATTAATGGACATGATGTCTTTTATGAAACCTGATGTAGGATTAGTTTTACAGATGCCATACTGTTGTACACGCAAAGGTTTTGCTGCTGTGTATGAAAAA GTTTACTTTGGAACCTTTCAGTCTAGGAACTGTCTTAGTGCTAATTCTGTAGGAGTTAATTGTTCAACCGGCATGTCATGCCTTTTCCGAAAAGACGTTTTAGAAAAATCTGGAGGTCTTGCTCCCCTGGGCAAATATTTAGCTGAAGACTATTTCATATCAGAAAATATTAGAAAAGA GGGGTTCAGAACAGTATTATGTAGTCAACCTGCACAACAAAACTCTGGACAGTACAACATAACCCATTTTCATCAAAGACTCATCAG GTGGTCCCAGCTGCGTATTTCTCTGTTACCTCATCTCATTCTGTTTGAGCCGCTGTCAGAGTGTATGTTGATGGGCGTGGTAGCCTCGTGGGCAGCAGAGTACATTTTTGGCATCAGTTCCATGGGTTTCTTCCTCATGCACGTTTTAGTCTGGTTCTTATTCGACTACACTCTCCTAACATGTGTTGAG AATGGACCACTTCCCTTttccaaatttgaatttttggTTGCCTGGATTCTTCGGGAAGTGTTAGCCATATGGTTGACCATTCAAAGCCATAAGACTTCAATAGTGCATTGGCGACACAAGAAATACAGAGTGTTATGGGGAGGAACCATTGAAGAATGTGTGTGA